The Microbacterium sp. LWO12-1.2 genome includes a window with the following:
- a CDS encoding phosphoglycerate dehydrogenase, with the protein MTTTQSVDVLITTAFLAPGDEVDRMLSAAGFTTRHEADLAALSADDRAALLSGVRAIIAGTRPLGAEELTQAENLKVIVRTGVGYDSVDVDTATRRGVPVCITAGANRQAVAEHVFALLLASARRIPENIRNLSDGRWEQLTGRELRGATLGILGLGSIGKAVASIGRGFGMDIVAYDPYFDQEFAAANGVRRADLEGVLAQSDFVTLHLFLDDSTRNLIDAQRLALMKSDAIVINTARGGIIDEKALVEAVEAGVIGGAALDVFAEEPLSPTSPLLHTPGILATTHVAGATREARGESGRMAATTVIDVLGGRDPRFVVNPDYQGVPA; encoded by the coding sequence GTGACCACGACTCAGAGCGTCGATGTGCTCATCACGACCGCGTTCCTCGCCCCCGGTGACGAGGTCGACCGGATGCTGTCCGCGGCAGGATTCACGACCCGCCACGAGGCCGACCTCGCCGCGCTCTCCGCTGACGACCGTGCCGCGCTGCTCAGCGGAGTCCGCGCGATCATCGCCGGCACTCGTCCCCTGGGGGCCGAAGAGCTGACCCAAGCCGAGAACCTGAAGGTCATCGTCCGCACCGGCGTCGGCTACGACAGCGTCGACGTCGACACCGCCACCCGTCGCGGTGTCCCGGTGTGCATCACGGCCGGCGCCAACCGTCAGGCAGTCGCAGAGCACGTGTTCGCGCTGCTGCTGGCATCCGCACGCCGGATCCCGGAGAACATCCGCAACCTGTCCGACGGGCGCTGGGAGCAGCTGACCGGCCGCGAGCTCAGGGGCGCGACCCTCGGCATCCTCGGACTCGGCTCGATCGGCAAGGCGGTCGCCTCGATCGGGCGAGGGTTCGGCATGGACATCGTCGCCTATGACCCCTACTTCGACCAGGAGTTCGCCGCCGCGAACGGGGTGCGCCGCGCCGACCTCGAGGGCGTGCTGGCGCAGTCCGACTTCGTCACGCTGCATCTCTTCCTCGACGACTCGACCCGCAACCTCATCGATGCGCAGCGACTGGCGCTGATGAAGTCCGATGCGATCGTGATCAACACCGCCCGCGGTGGCATCATCGACGAGAAGGCGCTGGTCGAGGCGGTCGAGGCTGGAGTGATCGGCGGCGCCGCGCTTGACGTCTTCGCCGAGGAGCCGCTCTCGCCCACGAGCCCGCTGCTGCACACTCCCGGAATCCTCGCGACGACCCACGTCGCCGGGGCCACCCGCGAAGCGCGAGGGGAATCCGGTCGCATGGCCGCGACGACCGTGATCGACGTTCTCGGCGGGCGCGACCCCCGGTTCGTCGTGAACCCCGACTACCAGGGAGTGCCCGCATGA
- a CDS encoding substrate-binding domain-containing protein, translating to MITLYSGLVVRQALEETVIPIFEKVTGERVEATFEPTTVLLSRIAEGERPDLVLGVSSSVRDLADQGVLGHEGLADIAVSAVGFARLPESPAPSDESAESFLEYLRAASAVAYTLSGASGLHFMEVLRAHDLLDVIDERAVRFSTGLTAEAVVDGRASVAIQQVSELRAVAGPHVVAPIPHALQSYASFAIGVRSGAPETAAAFAASLGEDDARRAFASVGLSAP from the coding sequence ATGATCACCCTCTACAGCGGACTCGTCGTCCGCCAGGCGCTCGAGGAGACCGTGATCCCGATCTTCGAGAAGGTGACAGGCGAACGCGTCGAGGCGACGTTCGAGCCGACCACGGTGCTGCTGAGCCGCATCGCGGAGGGGGAGCGCCCCGACCTCGTGCTGGGCGTCTCGTCCTCGGTGCGGGATCTGGCCGACCAGGGAGTGCTCGGCCACGAAGGTCTCGCCGATATCGCGGTGTCCGCCGTCGGATTCGCCCGCCTGCCCGAGAGCCCTGCGCCGTCCGACGAGTCGGCGGAGAGCTTCCTCGAGTATCTGCGCGCGGCGTCGGCCGTCGCCTACACGCTGAGCGGTGCGAGCGGGCTGCACTTCATGGAGGTGCTGCGCGCGCACGACCTACTGGATGTGATCGATGAGCGCGCCGTCCGCTTCTCCACAGGGCTCACGGCCGAGGCCGTCGTCGACGGCCGCGCGAGCGTCGCGATCCAGCAGGTCAGCGAGCTTCGCGCCGTCGCGGGACCGCACGTCGTGGCGCCGATCCCGCACGCGCTCCAGTCGTACGCCTCGTTCGCGATCGGCGTGCGCTCCGGCGCACCGGAGACGGCTGCGGCCTTCGCCGCGTCACTGGGCGAGGACGATGCGCGCCGTGCCTTCGCATCCGTCGGGCTGAGCGCCCCCTGA